In Dromaius novaehollandiae isolate bDroNov1 chromosome 3, bDroNov1.hap1, whole genome shotgun sequence, the following are encoded in one genomic region:
- the FBXO25 gene encoding F-box only protein 25 isoform X2, with protein sequence MPFLGQDWRSPGWRWVKTADGWKRSEPFSPALDGNSQHSDISHTVILTDDDDEEIYSTEHCEFATKKRKKDHCRSNTDSQCFYREKWIYVHKESTRERHGYCTLGEAFNRLDFSSAVQDIRRFNYVVKLLQLIAKSQLTSLSGAAQKNYFNILDKIVRKVLEDQYNPRLIKDLLQDLSSTLCILIRGVGKSVLVGNINIWICRLETILVWQQQLKNLQMNKQVNNGLTLSDLPLHMLNNILYRFSDGWDIITLGQVTPTLYMLSEDRQLWKKLCQYHFAEKQFCRHLILSEKGHIDWKLMYFALQKYYPIKEQYGDTLHFCRHCSILFWKDTGHPCTASDPNTCLMPVSPQHFIDLFKF encoded by the exons ATGCCGTTTTTGGGCCAAGACTGGAGATCCCCTGGATGGAGATGGGTCAAAACAGCAGATGGATGGAAGCGATCAGAACCCTTCAGTCCTGCACTTGATGGGAATAGTCAGCATAGTGACATCAGTCACACTGT catcttaactgatgatgatgatgaagaaatATACAGTACCGAACACTGTGAATTTGcgactaagaaaaggaaaaaagatcactGTAGGAGTAACACAGATTCACAAT gcTTTTATCGTGAAAAATGGATTTATGTTCATAAGGAAAGCACCAGAGAA AGACATGGCTATTGCACTTTGGGAGAAGCTTTTAATCGCTTAGATTTTTCAAGTGCAGTTCAGGACATCAGAAGGTTCAATTACGTGGTCAAA CTTTTGCAGTTAATTGCAAAATCCCAGTTAACTTCACTAAGTGGTGCAGCACAGAAGAACTACTTTAACATTTTGGACAAAATTGTACGGAAGG tcCTGGAAGACCAATATAATCCACGATTAATCAAAGATCTTCTACAGGATCTGAGCTCTACTCTCTGTATACTGATTAGGGGAGTAGGAAAATCTGTCCTGGTAGGGAACATCAATATTTGGATTTGCCGATTAGAAACTATCCTTGTGTGGCAACAACAGCTGAAAAACCTTCAGATGAACAAG CAAGTCAACAATGGCCTTACGCTTAGCGATCTACCTCTGCATATGCTGAATAACATCTTATACAGGTTCTCTGATGGCTGGGACATTATTACTTTAGGTCAAGTGACCCCAACTTTATATATGCTCAGTGAAGACAGACAGTTGTGGAAGAAACTCTGCCAGTaccattttgcagaaaaacag TTTTGTAGGCATTTGATTCTATCAGAAAAAGGTCACATTGACTGGAAGCTGATGTACTTTGCACTTCAGAAATATTATCCAATAAAGGAACAGTATGGGGACACTTTGCATTTCTGTCGACACTGTAGTATTCTGTTTTGGAAG